Proteins co-encoded in one Brassica rapa cultivar Chiifu-401-42 chromosome A02, CAAS_Brap_v3.01, whole genome shotgun sequence genomic window:
- the LOC103851078 gene encoding D-xylose-proton symporter-like 2 isoform X1: protein MNTMAFDPEQQPTSSALVEVGKSSGEIRSEREPLIKDNHTPENYSVVSAIFPFLFPALGGLLYGYEIGATSCATISLQSPSLSGISWYNLSSLDVGLVTSGSLYGALVGSAVAFTIADVIGRRKELVLAALFFLVGALATTLAPIYSVLIIGRVTYGVGVGLAMHAAPMYIAETAPSQIRGQLVSLKEFFIVLGMVGGYGIGSLTVNTLSGWRYMYATSVPLAVIMGIGMWWLPASPRWLLLRVIQGKGNVENQKEAAIKSLCRLRGPAFVDSAAEQVNEILAELSFVGEDKEATFGELFQGKCKKALIIGGGLVLFQQITGQPSVLYYAPSILQTAGFSAAGDATRVSILLGLLKLIMTGVAVVVIDRLGRRPLLLGGVGGMVVSLFLLGSYYIFFSAAPVVAVVALLLYVGCYQLSFGPIGWLMISEIFPLKLRGRGLSLAVLVNFGANALVTFAFSPLKELFGAGILFMGFGVICVLSLLFIYFIVPETKGLTLEEIEAKCL from the exons ATGAACA CTATGGCGTTTGATCCGGAGCAGCAACCCACCTCTTCTGCTTTAGTAGAG GTTGGTAAATCATCAGGTGAGATCAGGTCAGAAAGGGAGCCTCTTATTAAAGACAATCACACCCCAGAAAACTACTCTGTCGTTTCAGCCATCTTCCC GTTTCTCTTTCCAGCTCTGGGAGGACTCCTTTATGGTTATGAAATTGGTGCAACTTCTTGTGCAACCATTTCACTTCAG TCGCCTTCACTAAGTGGAATTTCATGGTACAACTTGTCCTCATTGGATGTTGGTCTAGTT ACCAGTGGCTCACTTTATGGTGCCTTAGTTGGCTCTGCTGTGGCTTTTACTATTGCTGACGTTATAG GAAGAAGAAAGGAGCTGGTTCTGGCTGCACTCTTTTTCCTCGTTGGAGCCCTTGCGACTACACTAGCACCAATCTACTCCGTTCTGATAATTGGACGTGTAACTTATGGGGTTGGAGTTGGACTG GCAATGCATGCGGCTCCAATGTACATTGCAGAGACTGCTCCAAGTCAGATACGTGGGCAGCTGGTATCTCTAAAGGAGTTCTTCATAGTCCTTGGGATGGTT GGAGGTTATGGAATCGGTAGTCTCACGGTGAATACTCTTTCTGGTTGGCGTTACATGTATGCAACGAGTGTTCCTTTGGCGGTTATTATGGGAATCGGGATGTGGTGGCTCCCAGCATCCCCTAGGTGGCTTTTGTTGCGTGTCATACAGGGAAAAGGGAATGTGGAGAACCAAAAGGAAGCTGCGATCAAATCTCTTTGCCGCCTTAGAGGTCCTGCTTTTGTTGATTCGGCTGCTGAACAAGTAAACGAGATTTTGGCTGAGCTTTCTTTTGTGGGGGAGGATAAAGAAGCCACGTTTGGTGAACTGTTTCAAGGGAAGTGCAAGAAAGCTCTCATCATAGGAGGAGGTCTAGTCTTGTTTCAGCAG ATAACTGGGCAACCAAGTGTTCTTTATTATGCACCATCAATACTGCag ACCGCTGGATTCTCTGCTGCAGGTGATGCAACAAGGGTCTCAATTCTACTTGGTCTATTGAAG TTGATTATGACAGGAGTAGCTGTTGTAGTTATCGACAGACTTGGAAGGAGACCTTTGCTTCTTGGTGGTGTTGGTGGCATG GTTGTCTCATTATTCCTGCTGGGGTCATACTACATCTTTTTCAGCGCTGCACCAGTTGTTGCTGTGGTTGCACTGCTGCTCTATGTGGGCTGTTACCAG CTATCCTTTGGTCCGATTGGTTGGCTGATGATCTCAGAGATATTTCCCCTTAAATTAAGAGGTCGAGGGCTCAGTCTAGCAGTACTTGTGAACTTCGGTGCAAACGCGCTTGTGACATTTGCTTTTTCTCCCCTAAAG GAGTTATTTGGAGCTGGGATACTGTTTATGGGGTTTGGTGTGATATGTGTCTTGTCTCTGCTCTTCATATACTTCATTGTGCCAGAAACAAAGGGTCTCACTCTCGAGGAAATTGAAGCCAAATGTCTCTAA
- the LOC103851078 gene encoding D-xylose-proton symporter-like 2 isoform X2, whose product MAFDPEQQPTSSALVEVGKSSGEIRSEREPLIKDNHTPENYSVVSAIFPFLFPALGGLLYGYEIGATSCATISLQSPSLSGISWYNLSSLDVGLVTSGSLYGALVGSAVAFTIADVIGRRKELVLAALFFLVGALATTLAPIYSVLIIGRVTYGVGVGLAMHAAPMYIAETAPSQIRGQLVSLKEFFIVLGMVGGYGIGSLTVNTLSGWRYMYATSVPLAVIMGIGMWWLPASPRWLLLRVIQGKGNVENQKEAAIKSLCRLRGPAFVDSAAEQVNEILAELSFVGEDKEATFGELFQGKCKKALIIGGGLVLFQQITGQPSVLYYAPSILQTAGFSAAGDATRVSILLGLLKLIMTGVAVVVIDRLGRRPLLLGGVGGMVVSLFLLGSYYIFFSAAPVVAVVALLLYVGCYQLSFGPIGWLMISEIFPLKLRGRGLSLAVLVNFGANALVTFAFSPLKELFGAGILFMGFGVICVLSLLFIYFIVPETKGLTLEEIEAKCL is encoded by the exons ATGGCGTTTGATCCGGAGCAGCAACCCACCTCTTCTGCTTTAGTAGAG GTTGGTAAATCATCAGGTGAGATCAGGTCAGAAAGGGAGCCTCTTATTAAAGACAATCACACCCCAGAAAACTACTCTGTCGTTTCAGCCATCTTCCC GTTTCTCTTTCCAGCTCTGGGAGGACTCCTTTATGGTTATGAAATTGGTGCAACTTCTTGTGCAACCATTTCACTTCAG TCGCCTTCACTAAGTGGAATTTCATGGTACAACTTGTCCTCATTGGATGTTGGTCTAGTT ACCAGTGGCTCACTTTATGGTGCCTTAGTTGGCTCTGCTGTGGCTTTTACTATTGCTGACGTTATAG GAAGAAGAAAGGAGCTGGTTCTGGCTGCACTCTTTTTCCTCGTTGGAGCCCTTGCGACTACACTAGCACCAATCTACTCCGTTCTGATAATTGGACGTGTAACTTATGGGGTTGGAGTTGGACTG GCAATGCATGCGGCTCCAATGTACATTGCAGAGACTGCTCCAAGTCAGATACGTGGGCAGCTGGTATCTCTAAAGGAGTTCTTCATAGTCCTTGGGATGGTT GGAGGTTATGGAATCGGTAGTCTCACGGTGAATACTCTTTCTGGTTGGCGTTACATGTATGCAACGAGTGTTCCTTTGGCGGTTATTATGGGAATCGGGATGTGGTGGCTCCCAGCATCCCCTAGGTGGCTTTTGTTGCGTGTCATACAGGGAAAAGGGAATGTGGAGAACCAAAAGGAAGCTGCGATCAAATCTCTTTGCCGCCTTAGAGGTCCTGCTTTTGTTGATTCGGCTGCTGAACAAGTAAACGAGATTTTGGCTGAGCTTTCTTTTGTGGGGGAGGATAAAGAAGCCACGTTTGGTGAACTGTTTCAAGGGAAGTGCAAGAAAGCTCTCATCATAGGAGGAGGTCTAGTCTTGTTTCAGCAG ATAACTGGGCAACCAAGTGTTCTTTATTATGCACCATCAATACTGCag ACCGCTGGATTCTCTGCTGCAGGTGATGCAACAAGGGTCTCAATTCTACTTGGTCTATTGAAG TTGATTATGACAGGAGTAGCTGTTGTAGTTATCGACAGACTTGGAAGGAGACCTTTGCTTCTTGGTGGTGTTGGTGGCATG GTTGTCTCATTATTCCTGCTGGGGTCATACTACATCTTTTTCAGCGCTGCACCAGTTGTTGCTGTGGTTGCACTGCTGCTCTATGTGGGCTGTTACCAG CTATCCTTTGGTCCGATTGGTTGGCTGATGATCTCAGAGATATTTCCCCTTAAATTAAGAGGTCGAGGGCTCAGTCTAGCAGTACTTGTGAACTTCGGTGCAAACGCGCTTGTGACATTTGCTTTTTCTCCCCTAAAG GAGTTATTTGGAGCTGGGATACTGTTTATGGGGTTTGGTGTGATATGTGTCTTGTCTCTGCTCTTCATATACTTCATTGTGCCAGAAACAAAGGGTCTCACTCTCGAGGAAATTGAAGCCAAATGTCTCTAA
- the LOC103851080 gene encoding protein EXPORTIN 1A isoform X1 has protein sequence MAAEKLRDLSQPIDVGVLDATVAAFFVTGSKEERAAADQILRDLQANPDMWLQVVHILQNTKSMDTKFFALQVLEGVIKYRWNALPVEQRDGMKNYISEVIVQLSGNEASFRSERLYVNKLNVILVQIVKHDWPAKWTSFIPDLVAAAKTSETICENCMIILKLLSEEVFDFSRGEMTQQKIKELKQSLNSEFKLIHELCLYVLSASQRQDLIRSTLSALHAYLSWIPLGYIFESPLLETLLRFFPVPAYRNLTLQCLTEVAALNFGDFYNIQYVKMYTVFIGQLQTILPPSTNIPEAYSNGSDEEQAFIQNLALFFTSFFKFHIRVLESAPDIVALLLTGLEYLINISYVDDTEVFKVCLDYWNSLVLELFDAHHNSDNPAANANLMGLQMSFIPGMVDGLGSQVMQRRQLYSNPMSKLRGLMISRMAKPEEVLIVEDENGNIVRETMKDNDVLVQYKIMRETLIYLSHLDHDDTEKQMLKKLNKQLSGEEWAWNNLNTLCWAIGSISGSMAEDQENRFLVMVIRDLLNLCEITKGKDNKAVIASNIMYVVGQYPRFLRAHWKFLKTVVNKLFEFMHETHPGVQDMACDTFLKIVQKCKRKFVIVQVGEHEPFVSELLSGLATTVQDLEPHQIHSFYESVGNMIQAESDPQKRDEYLQRLMALPNQKWAEIIGQARQSVEFLKDPDVIRTVLNILQTNTSAATSLGTYFLSQISLIFLDMLNVYRMYSELVSTSITSGGPYASKTSFVKLLRSVKRETLKLIETFLDKAEDQSHIGKQFVPPMMESVLCDYARNVPDARESEVLSLFATIINKYKGTMLDDVPNIFEAVFQCTLEMITKNFEDYPEHRLKFFSLLRAIATFCFPALIKLSSQQLKLVMDSIIWAFRHTERNIAETGLNLLLEMLKNFQQSAFCNQFFRSYFIQIEQEIFAVLTDTFHKPGFKLHVLVLQHLFCLVESGSLTEPLWDAATVPYPYPNNAAFVREYTIKLLSSSFPNMTAAEVTQFVNGLYESRNDPSEFKKNIRDFLVQSKEFSAQDNKDLYAEEAAAQREQERQRMLSIPGLVAPNEIQDEMVDS, from the exons ATGGCGGCCGAGAAGCTAAGAGACTTGAGCCAGCCGATTGACGTCGGCGTGCTCGATGCCACCGTCGCAGCCTTCTTCGTCACCGGATCTAAGGAGGAG AGAGCTGCTGCGGATCAGATTCTTCGGGATTTGCAAGCTAATCCGGATATGTGGCTTCAGGTTGTTCACATTCTACAGAACACAAAGAGCATGGACACCAAGTTCTTTGCCCTTCAG GTTCTAGAAGGTGTTATTAAGTATAGATGGAATGCGCTGCCTGTTGAACAACGGGATGGAATGAAAAATTACATCTCGGAGGTCATTGTA CAGCTCTCGGGTAATGAAGCGTCTTTCAGATCGGAAAGGCTCTATGTCAACAAACTAAACGTTATCTTGGTTCAG ATAGTGAAGCATGATTGGCCGGCAAAGTGGACAAGCTTCATTCCCGATCTAGTTGCCGCTGCTAAAACTAGCGAAACCATCTGCGAAAATTGCATGATCATTTTGAAA CTCCTAAGCGAAGAGGTTTTTGATTTCTCAAGAGGAGAAATGACTCAGCAGAAGATTAAAGAGCTGAAACAATCTCTAAACAG CGAGTTTAAACTCATTCACGAGTTATGCCTATATGTCCTCTCAGCATCTCAAAGACAGGATCTTATACGTTCAACACTGTCTGCGTTGCATGCCTATCTATCTTGGATTCCGTTGGGCTATATTTTTGAGTCTCCTTTG CTTGAGACCCTCCTTAGATTCTTTCCTGTGCCAGCATATAGAAATCTCACACTTCAATGTCTAACTGAG GTTGCAGCTCTCAATTTCGGAGACTTCTACAATATCCAATATGTCAAGATGTACACCGTATTCATAGGGCAGCTGCAG ACAATTCTCCCACCGAGTACAAATATCCCAGAGGCATATTCAAACGGAAGTGATGAAGAACAA GCATTTATCCAGAACCTGGCACTATTTTTTACTTCGTTTTTCAAG TTTCATATACGAGTCCTGGAATCAGCTCCAGATATTGTCGCCTTATTACTTACGGGTCTCGAATATCTCATCAATATATCATATGTTGATGACACTGAAGTTTTTAAG GTTTGTTTAGACTACTGGAACTCATTGGTTctggagctgtttgatgcacaTCATAATTCGGATAACCCTGCAGCAAATGCAAATCTGATGGGATTACAG ATGTCTTTCATTCCTGGTATGGTTGATGGCCTTGGTTCGCAAGTCATGCAGCGGCGTCAACTTTACTCGAACCCTATGTCCAAGCTAAGAGGGTTAATGATTAGCCGTATGGCGAAGCCTGAAGAAGTGCTTATTGTTGAAGATGAAAATGGGAACATCGTCCGTGAAACTATGAAGGACAATGATGTTCTTGTTCAGTACAAG ATAATGCGGGAGACATTAATCTACCTGTCACACCTTGATCACGATGACACTGAGAAGCAG ATGTTGAAGAAGCTAAACAAACAATTAAGCGGGGAGGAATGGGCATGGAACAATTTGAATACATTGTGCTGGGCTATTGGGTCTATTTCTGGATCTATGGCAGAAGATCAG GAAAATAGATTTTTGGTGATGGTTATTCGTGATTTGTTGAATTTATGTGAGATTACCAAGGGAAAAGACAATAAAGCTGTCATTGCTAGCAACATTAT GTATGTCGTTGGCCAGTATCCGAGGTTCTTAAGGGCCCATTGGAAGTTTTTGAAGACAGttgtgaataagctgtttgaaTTCATGCACGAGACACATCCTGGTGTTCAG GACATGGCCTGTGATACATTCCTGAAAATAGTGCAGAAGTGCAAGCGTAAATTTGTTATTGTCCAG GTTGGAGAGCATGAACCATTTGTATCTGAACTTCTGTCTGGCCTTGCAACAACTGTTCAAGATCTTGAGCCTCATCAAATTCACTCATTTTATGAATCT GTTGGTAATATGATCCAAGCAGAATCAGATCCTCAGAAGAGAGATGAATATCTACAGAGGTTGATGGCACTCCCAAACCAG AAATGGGCAGAAATCATAGGACAAGCACGCCAGAGTGTAGAATTCCTCAAGGATCCAGATGTGATACGCACAGTGCTTAATATCCTGCAG ACAAACACTAGTGCTGCTACTTCACTAGGAACGTACTTCTTATCCCAAATTTCCTTGATATTCTTGGATATGTTGAATGTGTACAg AATGTACAGTGAGCTTGTGTCAACCAGCATTACTAGTGGGGGACCATATGCCTCCAAGACATCTTTTGTAAAACTCTTAAG ATCTGTCAAGAGGGAAACCCTTAAGCTGATTGAAACCTTTTTAGACAAAGCTGAAGACCAATCACACATAGGGAAACAGTTTGTGCCTCCAATGATGGAATCTGTACTCTGTGACTACGCGAGGAATGTGCCTGATGCTAGGGAATCAGAAGTTCTTTCACTTTTTGCAACGATTATAAACAA GTACAAGGGGACAATGTTGGATGACGTGCCAAACATATTTGAAGCTGTTTTCCAGTGTACGTTGGAG ATGATAACTAAGAACTTCGAAGATTATCCAGAACACCGCCTCAAGTTTTTCTCATTACTCCGTGCTATTGCTACATTTTGCTTCCCTGCCTTGATAAAGTTGTCAAGTCAG CAACTGAAGCTAGTGATGGATTCAATCATCTGGGCATTTAGACATACCGAGAGAAATATCGCTGAAACTGGGCTTAATCTATTGCTTGAGATGCTGAAGAACTTCCAG CAATCTGCGTTTTGTAATCAATTCTTCCGTTCTTACTTTATACAAATCGAGCAAGAAATATTTGCTGTTTTGACTGATACCTTTCATAAGCCTGGTttcaagctgcatgtgttggTGCTGCAGCATCTGTTTTGCCTG GTTGAGAGCGGTTCTTTGACGGAACCTTTGTGGGATGCTGCAACGGTACCGTACCCGTATCCGAACAACGCTGCGTTTGTTCGTGAATACACAATTAAGCTATTGAGTTCTTCTTTCCCCAACATGACTGCAGCAGAG GTCACACAGTTTGTGAATGGACTTTACGAGTCAAGAAATGACCCTTCTGAATTTAAGAAAAACATTCGTGACTTCCTTGTACAATCCAAGGAATTCTCCGCTCAG GATAACAAAGACCTCTACGCCGAGGAAGCTGCTGCGCAGAGAGAGCAAGAGCGTCAAAGGATGCTTTCGATTCCTGGTCTTGTTGCTCCTAATGAGATTCAAGACGAGATGGTAGACTCCtaa
- the LOC103851080 gene encoding protein EXPORTIN 1A isoform X2, whose amino-acid sequence MAAEKLRDLSQPIDVGVLDATVAAFFVTGSKEERAAADQILRDLQANPDMWLQVVHILQNTKSMDTKFFALQVLEGVIKYRWNALPVEQRDGMKNYISEVIVTLSGNEASFRSERLYVNKLNVILVQIVKHDWPAKWTSFIPDLVAAAKTSETICENCMIILKLLSEEVFDFSRGEMTQQKIKELKQSLNSEFKLIHELCLYVLSASQRQDLIRSTLSALHAYLSWIPLGYIFESPLLETLLRFFPVPAYRNLTLQCLTEVAALNFGDFYNIQYVKMYTVFIGQLQTILPPSTNIPEAYSNGSDEEQAFIQNLALFFTSFFKFHIRVLESAPDIVALLLTGLEYLINISYVDDTEVFKVCLDYWNSLVLELFDAHHNSDNPAANANLMGLQMSFIPGMVDGLGSQVMQRRQLYSNPMSKLRGLMISRMAKPEEVLIVEDENGNIVRETMKDNDVLVQYKIMRETLIYLSHLDHDDTEKQMLKKLNKQLSGEEWAWNNLNTLCWAIGSISGSMAEDQENRFLVMVIRDLLNLCEITKGKDNKAVIASNIMYVVGQYPRFLRAHWKFLKTVVNKLFEFMHETHPGVQDMACDTFLKIVQKCKRKFVIVQVGEHEPFVSELLSGLATTVQDLEPHQIHSFYESVGNMIQAESDPQKRDEYLQRLMALPNQKWAEIIGQARQSVEFLKDPDVIRTVLNILQTNTSAATSLGTYFLSQISLIFLDMLNVYRMYSELVSTSITSGGPYASKTSFVKLLRSVKRETLKLIETFLDKAEDQSHIGKQFVPPMMESVLCDYARNVPDARESEVLSLFATIINKYKGTMLDDVPNIFEAVFQCTLEMITKNFEDYPEHRLKFFSLLRAIATFCFPALIKLSSQQLKLVMDSIIWAFRHTERNIAETGLNLLLEMLKNFQQSAFCNQFFRSYFIQIEQEIFAVLTDTFHKPGFKLHVLVLQHLFCLVESGSLTEPLWDAATVPYPYPNNAAFVREYTIKLLSSSFPNMTAAEVTQFVNGLYESRNDPSEFKKNIRDFLVQSKEFSAQDNKDLYAEEAAAQREQERQRMLSIPGLVAPNEIQDEMVDS is encoded by the exons ATGGCGGCCGAGAAGCTAAGAGACTTGAGCCAGCCGATTGACGTCGGCGTGCTCGATGCCACCGTCGCAGCCTTCTTCGTCACCGGATCTAAGGAGGAG AGAGCTGCTGCGGATCAGATTCTTCGGGATTTGCAAGCTAATCCGGATATGTGGCTTCAGGTTGTTCACATTCTACAGAACACAAAGAGCATGGACACCAAGTTCTTTGCCCTTCAG GTTCTAGAAGGTGTTATTAAGTATAGATGGAATGCGCTGCCTGTTGAACAACGGGATGGAATGAAAAATTACATCTCGGAGGTCATTGTAACG CTCTCGGGTAATGAAGCGTCTTTCAGATCGGAAAGGCTCTATGTCAACAAACTAAACGTTATCTTGGTTCAG ATAGTGAAGCATGATTGGCCGGCAAAGTGGACAAGCTTCATTCCCGATCTAGTTGCCGCTGCTAAAACTAGCGAAACCATCTGCGAAAATTGCATGATCATTTTGAAA CTCCTAAGCGAAGAGGTTTTTGATTTCTCAAGAGGAGAAATGACTCAGCAGAAGATTAAAGAGCTGAAACAATCTCTAAACAG CGAGTTTAAACTCATTCACGAGTTATGCCTATATGTCCTCTCAGCATCTCAAAGACAGGATCTTATACGTTCAACACTGTCTGCGTTGCATGCCTATCTATCTTGGATTCCGTTGGGCTATATTTTTGAGTCTCCTTTG CTTGAGACCCTCCTTAGATTCTTTCCTGTGCCAGCATATAGAAATCTCACACTTCAATGTCTAACTGAG GTTGCAGCTCTCAATTTCGGAGACTTCTACAATATCCAATATGTCAAGATGTACACCGTATTCATAGGGCAGCTGCAG ACAATTCTCCCACCGAGTACAAATATCCCAGAGGCATATTCAAACGGAAGTGATGAAGAACAA GCATTTATCCAGAACCTGGCACTATTTTTTACTTCGTTTTTCAAG TTTCATATACGAGTCCTGGAATCAGCTCCAGATATTGTCGCCTTATTACTTACGGGTCTCGAATATCTCATCAATATATCATATGTTGATGACACTGAAGTTTTTAAG GTTTGTTTAGACTACTGGAACTCATTGGTTctggagctgtttgatgcacaTCATAATTCGGATAACCCTGCAGCAAATGCAAATCTGATGGGATTACAG ATGTCTTTCATTCCTGGTATGGTTGATGGCCTTGGTTCGCAAGTCATGCAGCGGCGTCAACTTTACTCGAACCCTATGTCCAAGCTAAGAGGGTTAATGATTAGCCGTATGGCGAAGCCTGAAGAAGTGCTTATTGTTGAAGATGAAAATGGGAACATCGTCCGTGAAACTATGAAGGACAATGATGTTCTTGTTCAGTACAAG ATAATGCGGGAGACATTAATCTACCTGTCACACCTTGATCACGATGACACTGAGAAGCAG ATGTTGAAGAAGCTAAACAAACAATTAAGCGGGGAGGAATGGGCATGGAACAATTTGAATACATTGTGCTGGGCTATTGGGTCTATTTCTGGATCTATGGCAGAAGATCAG GAAAATAGATTTTTGGTGATGGTTATTCGTGATTTGTTGAATTTATGTGAGATTACCAAGGGAAAAGACAATAAAGCTGTCATTGCTAGCAACATTAT GTATGTCGTTGGCCAGTATCCGAGGTTCTTAAGGGCCCATTGGAAGTTTTTGAAGACAGttgtgaataagctgtttgaaTTCATGCACGAGACACATCCTGGTGTTCAG GACATGGCCTGTGATACATTCCTGAAAATAGTGCAGAAGTGCAAGCGTAAATTTGTTATTGTCCAG GTTGGAGAGCATGAACCATTTGTATCTGAACTTCTGTCTGGCCTTGCAACAACTGTTCAAGATCTTGAGCCTCATCAAATTCACTCATTTTATGAATCT GTTGGTAATATGATCCAAGCAGAATCAGATCCTCAGAAGAGAGATGAATATCTACAGAGGTTGATGGCACTCCCAAACCAG AAATGGGCAGAAATCATAGGACAAGCACGCCAGAGTGTAGAATTCCTCAAGGATCCAGATGTGATACGCACAGTGCTTAATATCCTGCAG ACAAACACTAGTGCTGCTACTTCACTAGGAACGTACTTCTTATCCCAAATTTCCTTGATATTCTTGGATATGTTGAATGTGTACAg AATGTACAGTGAGCTTGTGTCAACCAGCATTACTAGTGGGGGACCATATGCCTCCAAGACATCTTTTGTAAAACTCTTAAG ATCTGTCAAGAGGGAAACCCTTAAGCTGATTGAAACCTTTTTAGACAAAGCTGAAGACCAATCACACATAGGGAAACAGTTTGTGCCTCCAATGATGGAATCTGTACTCTGTGACTACGCGAGGAATGTGCCTGATGCTAGGGAATCAGAAGTTCTTTCACTTTTTGCAACGATTATAAACAA GTACAAGGGGACAATGTTGGATGACGTGCCAAACATATTTGAAGCTGTTTTCCAGTGTACGTTGGAG ATGATAACTAAGAACTTCGAAGATTATCCAGAACACCGCCTCAAGTTTTTCTCATTACTCCGTGCTATTGCTACATTTTGCTTCCCTGCCTTGATAAAGTTGTCAAGTCAG CAACTGAAGCTAGTGATGGATTCAATCATCTGGGCATTTAGACATACCGAGAGAAATATCGCTGAAACTGGGCTTAATCTATTGCTTGAGATGCTGAAGAACTTCCAG CAATCTGCGTTTTGTAATCAATTCTTCCGTTCTTACTTTATACAAATCGAGCAAGAAATATTTGCTGTTTTGACTGATACCTTTCATAAGCCTGGTttcaagctgcatgtgttggTGCTGCAGCATCTGTTTTGCCTG GTTGAGAGCGGTTCTTTGACGGAACCTTTGTGGGATGCTGCAACGGTACCGTACCCGTATCCGAACAACGCTGCGTTTGTTCGTGAATACACAATTAAGCTATTGAGTTCTTCTTTCCCCAACATGACTGCAGCAGAG GTCACACAGTTTGTGAATGGACTTTACGAGTCAAGAAATGACCCTTCTGAATTTAAGAAAAACATTCGTGACTTCCTTGTACAATCCAAGGAATTCTCCGCTCAG GATAACAAAGACCTCTACGCCGAGGAAGCTGCTGCGCAGAGAGAGCAAGAGCGTCAAAGGATGCTTTCGATTCCTGGTCTTGTTGCTCCTAATGAGATTCAAGACGAGATGGTAGACTCCtaa